The Anastrepha ludens isolate Willacy chromosome 2, idAnaLude1.1, whole genome shotgun sequence genome contains a region encoding:
- the LOC128860517 gene encoding homeotic protein empty spiracles, which produces MTKMIPPLPTSAVLMPTPKQKIGFSIESIVGNDATASPPQSAVGIQQLTGEQLASTNTTSATNNGPSSPPQTPPAVPLTTGAATHLPGAAHLNMPLQLHTHPHMTHGHLPPHLSPAQQHALQQHLLLQHHHQQQQQQQQQLAPNGGAPMRQDIQELIQRLHSSAAAAAAANLSIHSAGPYSPPPPAQTRLSSPEVTPAAITHMLHLKRERSPLSLAEEQAQHPAQRQQPNPSTPQQHPQPPQTPPKSVSPLASQPSSPPALLPGSPAALPTPTQQAPSQPTTPQYPKPTNVLGAGPGSMLMPGLPHAPGLVRPFPVVGPAGVPPPPQQGMPDIKALPPYINAPPPELPPQHNPHLIAAAQFQMAAALQAGHVLGGGLPPHAAPFMAGPGMPRDSYPLYPWLLSRHGRIFPHRFPGNFLLQPFRKPKRIRTAFSPSQLLKLEHAFESNQYVVGAERKALAQSLNLSETQVKVWFQNRRTKHKRMQQEDDKGDGSHLDRSRNAASCDEDDDDELIDMEMDDCPSDEEHELDGSH; this is translated from the exons atgactAAAATGATTCCGCCGCTGCCCACCTCAGCCGTTCTAATGCCAACGCCAAAGCAGAAGATCGGCTTCAGCATCGAATCGATTGTGGGCAATGATGCAACCGCCTCGCCACCGCAAAGTGCCGTCGGCATTCAACAACTGACAGGCGAACAGTTGGCCAGCACAAACACAACAAGCGCCACCAATAATGGTCCCAGTTCGCCACCACAAACCCCACCCGCTGTACCGCTCACAACGGGCGCCGCTACCCATTTACCTGGCGCGGCGCATCTCAACATGCCACTACAGCTGCACACCCATCCGCATATGACACACGGACACTTGCCGCCACATCTGTCACCAGCGCAGCAACATGCGCTCCAACAACATCTGCTGCTCCAGCACcaccatcagcagcagcagcaacaacaacaacagttagCGCCCAATGGCGGCGCACCCATGCGTCAGGATATACAAGAACTCATCCAACGGCTGCACAGTTCCGCTGCTGCAGCGGCTGCTGCCAATTTGAGCATACATTCCGCCGGCCCGTACAGTCCACCGCCTCCCGCACAAACACGTCTCTCCTCGCCCGAAGTGACACCCGCCGCTATCACACATATGTTGCATCTGAAGCGCGAACGCTCGCCGCTGTCACTGGCCGAAGAGCAAGCACAGCATCCCGCGCAACGTCAACAACCCAATCCGTCTACGCCCCAGCAACATCCGCAACCACCACAAACACCACCTAAGTCCGTCTCGCCACTAGCCTCGCAACCTTCGTCCCCACCCGCGCTGCTACCTGGCAGTCCAGCCGCACTACCCACCCCCACACAACAAGCGCCATCACAGCCCACAACGCCGCAATATCCCAAACCCACAAACGTGCTCGGCGCCGGCCCTGGCTCCATGCTAATGCCCGGCTTGCCACACGCGCCAGGTCTGGTGCGTCCGTTTCCCGTCGTGGGACCCGCCGGTGTGCCGCCGCCACCACAGCAGGGCATGCCCGACATTAAAGCGTTGCCGCCATACATTAATGCGCCACCGCCAGAGCTACCGCCGCAGCACAATCCGCACCTAATCGCCGCCGCACAGTTTCAAATGGCGGCCGCCTTGCAAGCGGGCCATGTGTTGGGTGGTGGCTTGCCGCCACATGCAGCGCCGTTCATGGCTGGACCGGGCATGCCGCGCGATAGCTACCCACTCTATCCGTGGCTCTTGAGCCGCCACGGACGCATCTTTCCGCACCGCTTTCCAGGAA ATTTCCTGCTGCAGCCTTTCCGCAAGCCGAAGCGCATACGCACCGCCTTCTCGCCCTCCCAGCTGCTCAAGCTCGAGCATGCCTTCGAAAGCAATCAGTACGTGGTGGGCGCGGAACGGAAAGCGCTCGCCCAATCGCTCAACCTTTCCGAGACGCAAGTGAAAGTTTGGTTTCAAAACCGTCGCACGAAGCACAAGCGCATGCAGCAAGAGGACGACAAGGGCGACGGCTCGCATTTGGATCGTAGCCGCAATGCGGCTAGTTGCGACGAAGATGACGATGATGAGCTGATCGACATGGAAATGGATGATTGCCCGAGTGATGAGGAGCATGAGCTGGACGGCAGTCATTGA